From Microbacterium sp. CGR2:
GGGAGAGGCCGTCGCCGCCGACGCGGAGGCGTACCTGGTCATCTCGATGTGGGGCCTGCCCGCGATGCTCATCGTCTTCGCCGCAACAGGGCTGCTGCGCGGCATGCAGGACACGATGACTCCCCTGTGGATCGCCGGTCTCGGCTTCGGGGCGAACGCACTGTTGAACTGGGTGTTCATCTACGGTTTCGGCTGGGGCATCGCCGGCTCCGCCGCCGGCACCGTCGCCGCCCAGTGGGGCATGGTCGCCGCCTACGCGCTGGTCGTCCGCCGCCTCGCCACACGGCACAGCGCATCGCTGCGAGCTCAGCGCGACGGCATCCGCAGCACCGCGACCTCCGGCGGATGGCTGTTCCTGCGCACGGTGAGCCTTCGCGTCGCCCTGCTCGCGACGGTCGCGGTCGCCACCGGCATCGGCACCGAAGAGCTCGCCGGGTGGCAGATCGTCTTCACGATCTTCTCGGCGGCGGCCTTCGCCCTCGACGCGCTGGCCATCGCCGCCCAGGCCCTCATCGGCAAAGAGCTCGGCGCCGGAGACGAACGGCAGGTGCATCGGGTGCTCGGGCGCACCGTGGCGTGGGGCGTGTGGTTCGGAGTGATCGTCGGCGCCCTGATCGCGGCGCTCTCCGGAGTGCTCGGCATCGTCTTCACCGGCGACCCCGAGATCGCGGCGCTCGTGCAACCGGCGCTGCTCGTGCTGGCGGTCGCCCAGCCGGTCGCCGGCGTGGTGTTCGTGCTCGACGGAGTGCTGATGGGGGCCAACGACGCCCGCTACCTCGCGATCGCCGGCGTCCTCAACCTGGTGCCGTTCCTTCCGGTGCTGTGGCTCATCGTCACGCTCGGGGTCGACGGCAGCACCGGTCTGATCTGGCTCGGCGTCGCGTTCTTCGGCGTGTACCTGCTCGCGCGTCTGGCGACGCTCGGCTGGCGGGTGCGGTCGGGCCGCTGGCTCTCCGCCACCGCCTGAGCAGACCTACGGTCGCTTCGCGTACCTGCGGCACCACTCGTACATGATGACGGCCGCGGCGGCGCTCGCATTGATGGATCGGGTCGACCCGTACTGCGTGATCTCGACATGAGCGGATGCCGCGGCGAGCGCCTCGGCCGACAGGCCCGGCCCTTCCTGACCGAACAGCAGCACGCATCGCTCGGGGAGGTCGGCGGCGTCGACGGGCACGGACCCCGGGACGTTGTCGACCGCGATGATCGGGAGGCCTTCTCGCGCCGCCCAGGCCGCGAACACCTCGACGTCTTCGTGGTGCACGACGTGCTGGTAGCGGTCGGTGACCATCGCACCGCGTTTGTTCCAGCGGCGTCGCCCGATGATGTGCACCGTGTCGGCGAGGAACGCGTTCGCGCTCCGCACGATCGAGCCGATGTTCATGTCGTGCTGCCAGTTCTCGATGGCGACGTGGAACGGATGGCGTTGCGTGTCGAGGTCGGCGACGATCGCCTCCATCCGCCAGTAGCGGTAGCGGTCGATGACGTTGCGGGTATCGCCGGCCGCGAGCAGTTCGGGGTCGAACTCGTCCCCCTCCGGCCATGCGTCCGCACCGCCGGGCCAGGGACCGACGCCGTATCCCGGCTGCGCGGCAGACCCACCGCGCGTCGGGGATTCGCCGGGCATTCGTGCCTCGGCGCGAGCCTCCGGGGTCTGATCGTCCATCTGCCCAGGCTATCCGCCGGCCCAGGTGTCGAAAGCACCTTTAGGCATACCGAAAAATCGAGTACGGTTTCGGTGTGCCTAAAAATCCTGCACCATCGTTGACGACCTCGTCGACCGCACCAGCCCGCCCGCGCGCGCCGCGGGTGCTGTGGCTCCTGGGCCCGGCCCTCGTGGCCGGCGTGGCATACCTCGACCCGGGGAACGTCGCGAGCAATATGACCGCCGGCGCCCAGTACGGATACCTGCTCGTGTGGGTCGTCGTGGCCGGCAACGTGATGGCCTGGCTCATCCAGTACCTCTCCGCGAAGCTGGGCGTCGTCACCGGCCGCAGCCTGCCGGAGATGCTGGGCACCCGGTTGAAGCGCCCGTGGGTTCGCCGGGCGTACTGGCTGCAGGCCGAGCTCGTGGCGATGGCGACCGACCTCGCCGAGGTCATCGGCGGGGCCGTCGCGCTGTATCTTCTGTTCGACATCCCGCTGCTGCTGGGCGGCCTGATCACCGGCGCCGTATCGATGATCCTGCTCGCGGTGCAGAGTCGGCGCGGCGCCCGCCCTTTCGAGTTCGTCATCGTCGGACTGATGCTGATCATCACCGTCGGCTTCGTCGCCGGCGTGTTCGTGGCGCCGCCGGATCCCGCAGGTGTGCTCGGCGGCCTCGTGCCGCGCTTCGACGGGACCGGATCAGTGCTGCTGGCCGCATCCATTCTCGGCGCGACGATCATGCCGCACGCGATCTACGCCCATTCCTCACTGACCCGTGACCGCTTCGGCGCCGCGACCGCCCACATCGGCGACGAGGCGGTCCGCACCGAGACGTCGCGTATCCGACGGCTTCTCACCGCCACCCGGTGGGACGTGTCGATCGCGATGGTCATCGCCGGTTCCGTGAACCTCGCCATCCTGCTCCTCGCAGCCGCCAACCTCGCCGGTGTCGAAGGCACTGATTCGCTGGAAGGGGCGCACG
This genomic window contains:
- a CDS encoding MATE family efflux transporter, with the translated sequence MTARLSLNREILRLAVPALGALIAEPAFLIVDAALVGHLGTTPLAGLGIAGAVLQTIVGLMVFLAYSTTPAVARRFGAGRPGEAVSVGVNGMWLALGLGSVLAVIGAVSSPWLVSLFGAGEAVAADAEAYLVISMWGLPAMLIVFAATGLLRGMQDTMTPLWIAGLGFGANALLNWVFIYGFGWGIAGSAAGTVAAQWGMVAAYALVVRRLATRHSASLRAQRDGIRSTATSGGWLFLRTVSLRVALLATVAVATGIGTEELAGWQIVFTIFSAAAFALDALAIAAQALIGKELGAGDERQVHRVLGRTVAWGVWFGVIVGALIAALSGVLGIVFTGDPEIAALVQPALLVLAVAQPVAGVVFVLDGVLMGANDARYLAIAGVLNLVPFLPVLWLIVTLGVDGSTGLIWLGVAFFGVYLLARLATLGWRVRSGRWLSATA
- a CDS encoding TrmH family RNA methyltransferase; the encoded protein is MPGESPTRGGSAAQPGYGVGPWPGGADAWPEGDEFDPELLAAGDTRNVIDRYRYWRMEAIVADLDTQRHPFHVAIENWQHDMNIGSIVRSANAFLADTVHIIGRRRWNKRGAMVTDRYQHVVHHEDVEVFAAWAAREGLPIIAVDNVPGSVPVDAADLPERCVLLFGQEGPGLSAEALAAASAHVEITQYGSTRSINASAAAAVIMYEWCRRYAKRP
- a CDS encoding Nramp family divalent metal transporter; the protein is MPKNPAPSLTTSSTAPARPRAPRVLWLLGPALVAGVAYLDPGNVASNMTAGAQYGYLLVWVVVAGNVMAWLIQYLSAKLGVVTGRSLPEMLGTRLKRPWVRRAYWLQAELVAMATDLAEVIGGAVALYLLFDIPLLLGGLITGAVSMILLAVQSRRGARPFEFVIVGLMLIITVGFVAGVFVAPPDPAGVLGGLVPRFDGTGSVLLAASILGATIMPHAIYAHSSLTRDRFGAATAHIGDEAVRTETSRIRRLLTATRWDVSIAMVIAGSVNLAILLLAAANLAGVEGTDSLEGAHAALSAGLGPVVATFFAVGLLASGLASTSVGAYAGAEIMHGLLRVRIPLLARRLVTLIPALVILGIGVDPTLALVLSQVVLSFGIPFALIPLVALTAQRRTLGAWTNRPWTTAAGITASVLLISLNGALLWLVLSGA